A region from the Solibacillus sp. FSL H8-0523 genome encodes:
- a CDS encoding MBL fold metallo-hydrolase, producing the protein MTVTAWTAAQVARKVIDNKDLFILDVRNADAFEDWKIDGHKFEYLNIPYFELLDGVEEILSKIPSDKEVLVVCAKEGSSIMVADMLSEAGLTVGYLEGGMKSWSMYLEPIKVGDLRDGGELYQFVRLGKGCLSYMAINGGEAAIIDAVRFTDVFTKFAEDKGVQIKHVFDTHLHADHISGGRHIAEKTGATYYLPPKDAEEVVFDYSPLEDGLTVNLGASEIEVGAMYSPGHTIGSTSFVIDGQYLLTGDILFIDSIGRPDLAGLAEDWVGDLRETLYSRYRTLAEDLIVLPAHFMIIEELNEDGTVSKRLGDLFAENHGLNVEDEEVFRSMVTDNLPPQPNAYQEIRHVNMGKITPDNDEQTEMEIGPNRCAVR; encoded by the coding sequence ATGACAGTAACAGCATGGACAGCGGCTCAAGTAGCACGCAAAGTAATCGACAACAAAGATTTATTCATTTTAGACGTACGTAATGCCGATGCATTTGAAGACTGGAAAATCGATGGTCATAAGTTTGAGTACTTAAACATTCCATACTTCGAGCTTTTAGACGGCGTAGAAGAAATTTTATCGAAAATCCCTAGTGACAAAGAAGTCCTTGTAGTATGTGCAAAAGAAGGTTCTTCTATTATGGTAGCAGACATGTTATCAGAAGCCGGTTTAACGGTAGGCTACTTAGAAGGCGGTATGAAATCGTGGTCAATGTACTTAGAGCCAATTAAAGTGGGCGATCTTCGTGACGGCGGTGAGTTATACCAATTCGTACGTTTAGGTAAAGGTTGTCTTTCTTACATGGCAATTAACGGAGGCGAAGCAGCCATTATTGACGCAGTTCGCTTCACAGACGTCTTCACAAAATTCGCTGAAGATAAAGGTGTTCAAATTAAGCACGTATTTGACACACACTTACATGCGGATCATATTTCAGGTGGACGTCATATTGCAGAAAAAACGGGAGCAACATATTATTTACCACCAAAAGATGCAGAAGAAGTGGTATTTGACTACTCACCACTTGAAGACGGCTTAACAGTAAACTTAGGCGCTTCAGAAATCGAAGTAGGTGCAATGTATTCACCAGGGCACACAATCGGTTCAACGTCTTTTGTTATTGACGGACAATACTTATTAACAGGGGATATTTTATTCATCGATTCAATCGGACGTCCTGATTTAGCTGGATTGGCTGAGGACTGGGTTGGCGATTTACGCGAAACTTTATATTCGCGCTACCGCACTTTAGCAGAAGACTTAATCGTTTTACCAGCACATTTCATGATTATTGAAGAGTTAAACGAAGATGGAACGGTTTCAAAACGCCTTGGTGATTTATTCGCTGAAAACCACGGTTTAAATGTAGAGGACGAGGAAGTATTCCGTTCAATGGTAACAGACAATTTACCACCACAACCAAACGCCTACCAAGAAATTCGTCACGTTAACATGGGGAAAATTACACCAGATAATGACGAGCAAACGGAGATGGAGATTGGACCAAATCGTTGCGCAGTGCGCTAG
- a CDS encoding CarD family transcriptional regulator, with the protein MYKIGDLTFYKSHGICQIDSIVEQNFTGTPMQYYVLQSKLRPGVTLYHPVESDNSQLERLITSEEAGKIMDTFANDANEWDDRNTNRQRFHNEILNRNNHLEIAQLMNTLLRKELALQQQDKKLASQDTQMLHQISMLIYDVLELALKQSKTQVQKQIMQKINSTFNVATHA; encoded by the coding sequence ATGTACAAAATTGGTGACCTTACTTTTTATAAATCTCACGGTATTTGTCAAATTGATAGCATTGTAGAACAAAACTTTACTGGAACGCCGATGCAGTACTATGTCCTACAATCTAAATTACGACCAGGCGTTACCCTTTATCACCCAGTTGAAAGTGATAATTCTCAACTTGAAAGACTAATTACGTCTGAAGAAGCTGGTAAAATTATGGACACATTCGCTAATGATGCTAACGAATGGGACGATCGTAATACAAATCGCCAACGTTTCCACAATGAAATCTTAAACCGCAACAATCACCTTGAAATCGCACAGCTTATGAATACACTGTTACGTAAAGAGCTTGCCTTACAGCAGCAAGATAAAAAACTTGCTTCTCAAGACACACAAATGCTGCACCAAATCTCAATGCTTATTTATGATGTGTTAGAGCTTGCATTAAAGCAATCAAAAACACAAGTTCAAAAGCAAATTATGCAAAAAATCAATAGCACATTTAATGTTGCTACACATGCATAA
- a CDS encoding rhodanese-like domain-containing protein, whose protein sequence is MKSITTSELQAKLEAGEAVNLIDVREVAEVEEGHIPGINHIPLGLLEFRMHELDKNEHYYMVCRSGGRSGQATAFLESQGYNVTNMTGGMLEWAGEVK, encoded by the coding sequence ATGAAATCTATTACAACTTCTGAATTACAAGCAAAACTAGAAGCGGGCGAAGCAGTAAATTTAATTGATGTACGTGAAGTCGCTGAAGTAGAAGAAGGACACATTCCAGGTATCAATCACATTCCATTAGGTCTACTTGAATTTCGTATGCATGAGTTAGATAAAAATGAGCACTACTATATGGTCTGTCGTTCGGGTGGTCGCAGTGGCCAAGCAACAGCATTCCTTGAATCACAAGGCTACAATGTAACGAATATGACAGGCGGTATGTTAGAGTGGGCGGGCGAAGTTAAATAA
- a CDS encoding nitrous oxide reductase accessory protein NosL, producing MKLSRILLVAMSILFLAACSEKTYEPRAVNPETDVCQICNMSITHVDYAAQTVLKNGDPIVFDDLGCLMDYILQNGEGDIGASYIRATNSSDWLNIKEAVYVYSKDYWTPMNYGVLAFSSQDEAEKYMNEEPGELLQYDDLLTLNWGVHEHE from the coding sequence ATGAAACTTAGCCGAATTTTACTGGTAGCGATGAGCATTCTTTTTTTAGCTGCCTGTAGCGAAAAAACGTATGAGCCGCGCGCGGTCAACCCTGAAACCGATGTGTGCCAAATTTGTAATATGAGCATTACCCATGTGGATTATGCCGCGCAGACTGTTCTTAAAAATGGGGATCCGATTGTCTTTGATGATTTAGGTTGTTTAATGGATTACATTTTACAAAATGGTGAAGGGGACATTGGTGCGAGCTATATTCGTGCAACGAATTCTTCGGATTGGCTGAATATTAAAGAGGCGGTCTATGTGTACTCGAAGGATTACTGGACACCGATGAATTACGGTGTGCTGGCGTTTTCTTCGCAAGACGAAGCCGAAAAATATATGAATGAGGAGCCAGGTGAGCTACTTCAATATGATGATTTACTCACGCTGAACTGGGGCGTACATGAGCACGAATGA
- a CDS encoding TlpA disulfide reductase family protein: MRKWLIGIAVAVVIGFVAVELGSTFQDSQQREIVRSVQATDFTLPTLDNKEQSLSEARGKVVILNFWASWCEPCKSEMPHFQTYYEQHQKDVEILAVNFTKKDQITQVKKFIEQHELTFPILLDEIGETSVMYGAFALPTTIIIDREGKIVHEILGSLDEALLDEYIEPLLKKKALLQHVK, translated from the coding sequence ATGAGGAAATGGTTAATCGGCATTGCTGTTGCCGTTGTCATCGGATTTGTCGCTGTGGAATTGGGTTCTACATTTCAGGATTCACAGCAGCGTGAAATCGTTCGTTCTGTTCAAGCGACGGACTTTACACTGCCAACACTTGATAATAAGGAACAATCGCTTTCTGAGGCACGTGGAAAGGTCGTCATCTTAAACTTTTGGGCATCATGGTGTGAGCCATGTAAATCCGAAATGCCACACTTCCAAACCTATTATGAACAGCATCAAAAAGATGTTGAGATTCTCGCAGTGAACTTCACAAAAAAAGATCAAATCACCCAGGTAAAAAAATTCATAGAACAGCATGAGTTAACGTTTCCAATTTTACTAGATGAAATAGGAGAAACAAGCGTAATGTATGGTGCCTTTGCATTGCCGACAACCATTATCATCGACCGAGAAGGTAAGATTGTTCATGAAATTTTAGGGTCGTTGGATGAAGCGTTATTAGACGAATATATCGAACCCTTACTAAAAAAAAAGGCGCTACTTCAACATGTGAAGTAG
- a CDS encoding sulfurtransferase TusA family protein, whose translation MMSIKADVQLDAKGLACPMPIVKTKKAMQGLEDGQVLEVIATDKGSKADLAAWSKTVGHQYIGTTEEGDVLYHYIRKCNPEASEAVEKTFEQTVTNEEAIAANGVILDVREAAEYAFGHIPGAKSMPIGELYSRMYELDKAQTIYVICRTGTRSDMAAQQLAEAGFTNIYNVLPGMSGYAGELEKEVN comes from the coding sequence ATGATGTCAATTAAAGCAGATGTACAATTAGACGCAAAAGGTTTAGCGTGTCCAATGCCAATCGTTAAAACAAAAAAGGCAATGCAAGGCTTAGAGGACGGTCAAGTATTAGAAGTAATCGCAACAGATAAAGGCTCGAAAGCAGATTTAGCCGCATGGTCGAAAACAGTGGGGCACCAATATATTGGCACAACAGAAGAAGGCGATGTGTTATATCACTACATTCGCAAATGTAATCCTGAAGCAAGTGAAGCTGTGGAAAAAACATTCGAACAAACGGTAACAAATGAAGAAGCCATAGCAGCAAATGGTGTCATTTTAGATGTACGTGAAGCAGCAGAATATGCATTTGGTCATATCCCTGGCGCGAAATCAATGCCGATCGGTGAGCTGTATTCACGTATGTACGAGCTAGACAAAGCGCAAACTATTTACGTGATTTGCCGTACAGGTACACGTTCAGATATGGCCGCGCAGCAATTAGCGGAAGCTGGATTTACAAACATTTATAACGTCCTACCTGGTATGTCAGGTTATGCGGGCGAATTAGAGAAAGAGGTTAACTAA
- a CDS encoding zinc ribbon domain-containing protein, which yields MNEKEKEFVTEEHIATRNKFRTIGPLILGAGVICMLISLIDFFTFDPFYEEPKYFFLGFVGLPLMAIGFSLTSLGYGAKVAAYQSREMAPVAKDTFSYLANETTDSVEKIAQAAARGKSKVVEAKQCSSCHELNKIDAKFCNECGKAM from the coding sequence GTGAACGAAAAAGAGAAAGAATTTGTGACAGAAGAGCATATTGCAACGCGTAATAAGTTTCGGACGATCGGTCCACTTATTTTAGGAGCTGGCGTCATCTGCATGTTGATTAGCTTAATCGATTTTTTTACATTTGACCCGTTTTATGAAGAACCGAAATACTTTTTCTTAGGCTTTGTCGGACTACCACTTATGGCAATCGGATTTTCATTAACGAGCCTTGGGTACGGGGCGAAAGTAGCAGCCTATCAAAGTCGTGAGATGGCACCGGTCGCAAAGGACACGTTCAGTTATTTAGCAAATGAAACGACCGACAGTGTTGAAAAAATTGCACAAGCCGCTGCGAGAGGGAAAAGTAAAGTCGTCGAGGCGAAGCAATGTAGTAGTTGCCACGAATTAAATAAAATCGACGCGAAGTTTTGTAATGAATGTGGAAAAGCGATGTAA
- a CDS encoding rhodanese-like domain-containing protein, translated as METIIIIAVIAAFIIWRMKPVKGIKSISTAQAKEILNDKDKVLIDVRTPAEYKARSVKQFKNMPLGTDYSKLPKDKEIIVICQSGMRSMQACKQLKKLGYENVTNVRGGMSAY; from the coding sequence ATGGAAACAATCATTATAATCGCTGTCATTGCGGCATTTATTATTTGGCGCATGAAGCCAGTAAAGGGCATAAAGTCGATTTCAACAGCACAAGCTAAAGAAATCCTTAACGATAAAGATAAAGTATTGATCGATGTACGCACACCAGCTGAATATAAAGCAAGAAGCGTTAAGCAATTTAAAAATATGCCCCTTGGCACAGATTATTCGAAGCTACCGAAGGACAAAGAAATTATTGTGATTTGTCAAAGCGGGATGCGTTCGATGCAGGCGTGTAAGCAATTAAAAAAATTAGGCTATGAAAACGTAACGAATGTCCGTGGTGGCATGAGTGCATACTAG
- a CDS encoding ABC transporter permease subunit: MNGQMILLECKQLLRSRWIQIVTLLFAIVFSAILMIQHLALPSTGGFTRQTASLLNILLFLLPLFMLTIGSMNLASDKEAGWLGLLSTYPLTMGRYVVTKYIALCLVFSAISIVVFAVALFVGSFFGGLKLPAFAVYITVLIIVIFNAVSVLLGTLAKSRLHALAIGLGTWSVVSLLFSYIMMAIGTVSSEALLKKLVIIMIHVNPLEWIRYGYFVFSEQTAVLGPAFYGMSKFYSSPPGFVIFGVISLFWVVLSLMLSTILLKVRGKRV; this comes from the coding sequence ATGAACGGACAAATGATTTTACTCGAATGTAAACAGTTATTACGTAGCCGCTGGATTCAAATCGTCACATTGCTCTTTGCGATTGTGTTTAGTGCGATTTTAATGATTCAGCATTTAGCCCTGCCAAGTACGGGTGGTTTCACGCGTCAAACCGCATCACTGTTAAATATTTTATTGTTTTTACTGCCATTATTTATGTTGACAATCGGGAGCATGAATCTTGCCAGTGACAAGGAAGCAGGCTGGCTCGGACTTTTATCGACGTATCCATTAACAATGGGGCGTTATGTTGTGACGAAATATATTGCACTGTGTCTTGTATTTTCAGCTATTAGTATCGTGGTGTTCGCGGTGGCGCTTTTTGTGGGCAGCTTTTTTGGTGGTCTGAAATTACCTGCCTTCGCGGTCTATATTACGGTGCTGATTATTGTAATCTTTAATGCCGTGAGTGTACTGCTCGGAACGTTAGCGAAATCGCGTTTACACGCACTAGCGATTGGGCTTGGTACATGGTCGGTTGTCAGCTTATTATTTTCCTATATTATGATGGCGATTGGTACCGTCTCCTCAGAAGCGTTATTAAAAAAACTTGTAATCATTATGATTCATGTCAATCCGCTTGAATGGATTCGTTACGGTTACTTTGTTTTTTCTGAGCAAACTGCTGTGTTAGGGCCAGCATTTTATGGCATGTCGAAATTTTATTCTTCACCACCAGGCTTCGTTATTTTCGGCGTTATTTCATTATTTTGGGTGGTGCTGTCGCTAATGCTATCGACAATTTTACTGAAGGTGAGAGGAAAACGCGTATGA
- a CDS encoding MarR family winged helix-turn-helix transcriptional regulator: MIDLIELLYRQHKQLRYAAEMMWNDKFELHLTSSEWYVLKSIAEGKVTVPELVEQLDITKQGVHKFLQALQDKGLISTELIQGAKRQKIAHLTDRGKTVMCKSLALDNEISEKVRSSIGNEQYEQLISILGKPLILK, translated from the coding sequence ATGATTGATTTAATAGAACTACTCTATCGACAACATAAACAGTTGCGCTATGCGGCAGAGATGATGTGGAATGACAAATTTGAGCTACATTTAACAAGCTCAGAGTGGTATGTTTTAAAAAGTATTGCTGAAGGAAAAGTGACGGTTCCTGAGTTAGTGGAGCAATTAGATATTACAAAGCAAGGGGTACACAAGTTTTTACAGGCCCTTCAAGATAAAGGGCTGATTTCAACTGAGCTTATCCAAGGGGCAAAACGTCAGAAAATCGCCCATTTAACGGATCGAGGAAAAACAGTCATGTGTAAAAGTTTAGCACTGGACAATGAAATTTCAGAAAAAGTACGTTCTTCTATTGGCAATGAACAATATGAACAGCTTATTTCGATTTTAGGAAAACCGTTAATTCTTAAATAA
- a CDS encoding DsrE/DsrF/DrsH-like family protein — MEKKRTTIVLFSGDYDKAMAAYIIANGAAAYDHEVTIFHTFWGINALRKQEAIEVKKGFLEKMFAKMMPRGAEKLGLSNMQMMGMGPKMIKHVMQKHNALTLTQLIDMAQEQDIKLVTCTMTMDLLGLEKEELLDGIEYAGVAAYLADAEQGNVNLFI, encoded by the coding sequence ATGGAAAAGAAAAGAACAACTATCGTTTTATTTAGTGGAGATTACGACAAGGCAATGGCCGCTTATATTATTGCAAACGGCGCGGCAGCATATGATCATGAGGTAACCATCTTCCATACGTTCTGGGGTATCAATGCCCTACGTAAGCAAGAGGCGATTGAAGTGAAAAAAGGCTTTTTAGAAAAAATGTTTGCGAAAATGATGCCACGCGGTGCAGAAAAATTAGGCTTATCAAACATGCAAATGATGGGTATGGGTCCAAAGATGATTAAGCATGTTATGCAAAAGCATAACGCCTTAACGTTAACGCAGTTAATTGACATGGCACAGGAGCAAGATATTAAACTTGTGACTTGTACGATGACAATGGATTTACTTGGTCTGGAGAAAGAAGAGTTACTAGACGGAATCGAATATGCCGGCGTAGCTGCTTACTTAGCAGATGCAGAACAAGGAAACGTAAACTTATTTATTTAG
- a CDS encoding NosD domain-containing protein: MFKNLLLTAILLLSVITMPQLSFAAHNHEAPIEFKKPIIKTGEKSTLQKLIDATKPGDTLLLEGRVYRGSVTINKPITIQGVKGTEIHSLSNALTIADSEQVRLENLVFNAEETAIVATNMSDLTFNDVRIVNAHAGIFITESEKIQLQNVTIEGREGHFKTKNHAVAMYNSKNVTVTNSAISDVLDGLYLESVDGIELHENTVKNSRYAMHFMYSDNINLTNNTLVHNMTGFMIMIGKNLTLTDNIVTKNNTLNSLGVYFYDVEQVVFKRNMLSENTVAMDVQNTKKMVAKSNAFQTNGTVLQVKRSPDLIVSDNQFYGNILTIRSDQDRLQLANNFYDDYSGHDYDGDGIGDTAYIATNSFGQWLVKKPVYQYFMESPSVIVLNMMDTEVTGNHALIVTDDRPNMMKNSFEWSWNINGVQLLFSSIVLVAMLVVRRKLI; the protein is encoded by the coding sequence ATGTTTAAAAATTTGTTACTTACCGCAATACTTTTACTAAGTGTTATCACGATGCCACAGCTTAGCTTTGCAGCGCATAATCATGAAGCACCGATTGAATTTAAAAAACCGATCATTAAAACAGGTGAAAAAAGTACATTGCAAAAATTGATAGATGCAACAAAACCTGGTGACACGCTTCTTTTAGAGGGGCGTGTTTACCGCGGTTCGGTCACAATTAATAAGCCCATCACGATCCAAGGTGTCAAGGGAACAGAAATTCATTCGCTGTCAAACGCTTTGACGATTGCTGACAGTGAACAGGTTCGTTTAGAAAATCTAGTGTTTAATGCGGAAGAAACTGCTATTGTTGCGACTAATATGAGTGATTTGACGTTTAATGATGTACGTATTGTGAATGCACATGCAGGAATCTTCATTACGGAAAGTGAAAAAATCCAGTTGCAAAACGTTACGATTGAAGGGCGCGAGGGGCATTTCAAAACGAAAAATCATGCAGTCGCGATGTATAATTCAAAAAATGTAACGGTTACGAATAGCGCGATTTCGGATGTATTAGACGGCCTTTATTTGGAAAGTGTTGACGGGATTGAACTTCACGAAAATACCGTTAAAAATAGCCGCTATGCGATGCATTTTATGTATAGTGACAATATCAATTTAACGAATAATACGCTTGTTCATAATATGACGGGCTTTATGATTATGATTGGGAAAAACTTAACCTTAACAGACAATATCGTGACGAAAAACAACACGTTAAATAGCTTAGGTGTCTATTTCTATGACGTAGAGCAGGTAGTTTTCAAACGCAATATGTTAAGTGAAAATACAGTTGCGATGGATGTGCAAAACACAAAGAAAATGGTTGCCAAGTCAAATGCATTTCAAACGAACGGCACGGTCCTTCAAGTAAAACGTTCCCCGGATTTAATCGTTTCGGACAATCAGTTTTACGGCAATATTTTAACGATACGTTCTGATCAAGATCGGTTACAGCTTGCTAATAATTTTTATGATGATTATAGTGGACATGATTATGACGGGGACGGTATTGGTGACACGGCTTATATTGCAACGAATTCATTTGGACAATGGCTGGTGAAAAAGCCGGTGTATCAGTATTTTATGGAATCACCGAGTGTCATTGTACTGAACATGATGGACACAGAGGTAACAGGAAATCATGCACTTATTGTGACGGATGACCGTCCGAACATGATGAAAAATTCGTTTGAATGGTCATGGAATATCAATGGTGTACAACTTTTATTCAGTAGCATCGTATTAGTAGCAATGCTTGTAGTGAGGAGAAAATTAATATGA
- a CDS encoding DsrE/DsrF/DrsH-like family protein, whose translation MSNKVAIIAANGGLFDAYKVFNIATAAAASEKEVEIFFTFEGLNLIHKQGMHALEMPAGKEHFAEGFAKANVPAIPQLVEMAQELGVKFVACQMTMDVMGLTKEDFVEGIEVGGAVTFLEYAKDAAPTLTF comes from the coding sequence ATGTCAAACAAAGTAGCAATCATCGCAGCAAACGGCGGCCTTTTCGACGCCTATAAAGTATTCAATATTGCAACGGCAGCAGCCGCTTCAGAAAAGGAAGTAGAAATTTTCTTCACATTTGAAGGATTAAACTTAATTCACAAACAAGGTATGCATGCGCTAGAGATGCCAGCAGGAAAAGAGCATTTCGCAGAAGGTTTTGCGAAAGCAAACGTACCAGCGATTCCACAATTAGTGGAAATGGCACAGGAGCTTGGTGTGAAATTCGTTGCTTGTCAAATGACAATGGACGTAATGGGCTTAACGAAGGAAGATTTTGTTGAGGGCATCGAAGTAGGTGGCGCTGTGACATTCCTAGAGTATGCAAAAGACGCAGCACCAACTTTAACGTTTTAA
- a CDS encoding sulfite exporter TauE/SafE family protein, producing MDLSITYLAVIFGLGFIGSFISGMLGVGGSIIKYPMLLYIPPLFGLAVFTAHEVSGISAVQVLFASIAGVWAYRKSGLLNKDLIIYMGASILVGSFIGSYGSGFLSEDAVNIVYGVLAVIAAVMMFIPRKQVDEKAAITFNKPLAAILALVVGVASGIVGAAGGFLLVPILLTVLKIPTRVTIATSLAITFISSIGGSVGKIITGQVEYWPAFIMIIASILAAPLGAKVGQKMNVKLLQWLLAIMIGATAIKIWFDILL from the coding sequence ATGGATTTATCGATCACATATTTAGCCGTAATTTTCGGGCTGGGCTTTATTGGCTCATTTATTTCAGGGATGCTTGGTGTTGGGGGTTCAATTATTAAATATCCGATGCTACTGTACATTCCACCACTATTTGGTTTAGCAGTGTTTACTGCGCACGAAGTATCCGGCATTAGTGCGGTGCAAGTGCTCTTTGCATCGATTGCCGGCGTGTGGGCATACCGTAAGAGTGGTCTTTTAAACAAAGACTTAATCATTTACATGGGTGCTTCTATTTTAGTAGGTAGCTTTATCGGCAGTTATGGTTCGGGCTTCTTATCAGAAGATGCGGTGAATATCGTATACGGCGTACTGGCAGTGATTGCCGCAGTGATGATGTTTATTCCACGTAAACAAGTTGATGAAAAAGCAGCGATTACTTTTAACAAGCCCTTAGCAGCAATTTTAGCGTTAGTTGTCGGTGTCGCTTCTGGGATTGTCGGAGCAGCAGGTGGTTTCTTACTTGTACCGATTTTACTAACGGTATTAAAAATTCCAACACGTGTCACAATAGCTACGAGCTTAGCGATTACGTTTATTTCGTCAATTGGTGGATCTGTCGGGAAAATCATCACAGGTCAAGTTGAGTACTGGCCAGCATTTATTATGATTATTGCGAGCATTTTAGCGGCGCCACTAGGGGCAAAAGTGGGGCAAAAAATGAATGTCAAATTACTACAATGGCTACTTGCCATCATGATCGGGGCTACCGCGATTAAGATCTGGTTTGATATTTTACTATAA
- a CDS encoding sulfurtransferase TusA family protein yields the protein MNITQTLDAKGLACPMPIVRTKKAIDAINSGEVLEVLVTDKGALNDFKAWSAAGGHTILEQKEEAGVLYFYIQKA from the coding sequence ATGAACATTACACAAACTTTAGACGCAAAAGGCTTAGCATGCCCAATGCCAATCGTACGCACAAAAAAGGCAATCGATGCCATTAACTCAGGTGAAGTACTTGAAGTATTAGTAACAGACAAAGGCGCATTAAATGACTTTAAAGCATGGTCAGCTGCTGGCGGCCACACAATTTTAGAGCAAAAAGAAGAAGCAGGCGTACTTTACTTCTACATCCAAAAAGCATAA
- a CDS encoding metal-sensitive transcriptional regulator: protein MQYDAKVTARMKRMEGQLRGILRMMEEEKDCKDVITQLSAVRSAVDRTIGVIVSDNLVDCLSKEDADDLDKSALVKQAVDLLVKSR, encoded by the coding sequence ATGCAATACGATGCAAAAGTAACAGCACGTATGAAACGAATGGAAGGGCAACTTCGCGGAATTCTTCGCATGATGGAAGAAGAAAAAGACTGTAAAGATGTCATCACACAGCTTAGTGCCGTTCGTTCCGCAGTGGATCGTACAATCGGTGTCATCGTCTCAGATAACCTGGTTGACTGTTTATCAAAAGAAGATGCCGATGATTTAGATAAAAGTGCATTAGTTAAACAAGCAGTAGATTTATTAGTAAAAAGTCGATAA
- a CDS encoding ABC transporter ATP-binding protein translates to MTIELHNVTKAFKGGRGIFDVSFSLRPGHITALVGSNGAGKSTIINMLTNLLKPDQGTIERSCNDVRYMPDDISFPDTLTAEEIIKFLGGLKQVSPKKQEAILKQVGLADAKNMKVGQFSKGMRQRLNLAQSLMGDSSLYILDEPTNGLNPYWIAQVKVMLEQQRDNNQMVLFSTHLLSLAEEIADEVVLIHHGKILATGSIEDLLSEYRCQTLEQLWLQLTNQGVVQ, encoded by the coding sequence ATGACGATTGAATTGCACAACGTAACGAAGGCGTTTAAAGGCGGGCGCGGGATATTTGATGTCAGCTTTTCTTTAAGGCCTGGGCATATTACGGCTCTTGTTGGTTCAAATGGTGCAGGGAAAAGTACGATTATTAATATGCTTACGAATTTATTAAAGCCTGATCAAGGGACGATTGAACGGAGCTGTAACGATGTACGTTATATGCCGGATGATATTAGCTTTCCGGATACATTGACAGCAGAAGAAATTATTAAATTTTTAGGCGGCTTAAAGCAAGTTTCACCTAAAAAACAAGAGGCAATCTTAAAACAAGTTGGATTAGCAGATGCGAAAAATATGAAGGTGGGCCAATTTTCTAAAGGGATGCGCCAGCGTTTAAATTTAGCGCAAAGTTTAATGGGGGATAGTTCACTCTATATTTTAGATGAGCCGACAAATGGCCTCAATCCGTACTGGATTGCACAGGTAAAGGTGATGCTCGAGCAGCAGCGCGATAATAATCAAATGGTGCTATTTTCAACGCATTTACTGAGCTTAGCGGAGGAAATTGCAGATGAGGTTGTCTTGATTCATCATGGAAAAATTTTGGCAACTGGTTCAATAGAAGACTTGCTAAGTGAATATCGTTGTCAAACACTAGAGCAGCTTTGGTTGCAGCTAACGAATCAAGGTGTTGTGCAATGA